One Amycolatopsis thermophila DNA segment encodes these proteins:
- a CDS encoding NF041680 family putative transposase, whose amino-acid sequence MRQLEDRSGAAVISLPDASTRRADGELSRFRRRVYESLNRRADALFELADAVLCADGPVRSVAELSLAGEHRRGYGSGYAALARGRMDIPRLQTALSAAPIPRAADGRLVLAVDVTCWLRPEAHTCPQRILCHTYGRGKDQHMMVPGWPYSVVVALESGRGSWTAPLDAVRLAPGDNAASVTARQIRGVVDRLVAAGHWRPGDPDILLVADAGYDGPRLAHVLADLPITVLVRMRTDRVLHRPVPPQPPGTLGRPRRHGDAFAFGDPATWGHPDVVTETTTRLYGPALVRAWDRLHPRLTHRIAWAGHVGTLPIIEGTVIRLEVHRLPSGAIPKPVWLWHSRIGLDATEVDLAWQAFLRRFDIEHTFRMLKQTLGWTTPKLRSPEAADRWTWLLLTAYTQLRLARDLTADLRRPWEKPRQARRLTPARVRRGFRNLRPQLACPAGVPKPSRPGPGRPAGTPNQRPASRHDVHTVTTTNTPKPKHSKNTKSSNPRPRRPG is encoded by the coding sequence TTGCGACAGTTGGAAGATCGATCAGGGGCTGCGGTGATCAGTTTGCCGGATGCCAGTACCAGGCGTGCCGATGGGGAGCTGTCGAGGTTTCGGCGGCGGGTGTATGAGTCTTTGAACCGGCGGGCGGACGCGTTGTTCGAGCTGGCCGACGCGGTGTTGTGTGCTGATGGGCCGGTGCGGTCGGTCGCGGAGTTGTCCCTGGCGGGCGAGCATCGCCGAGGGTATGGCAGTGGGTATGCCGCACTCGCGCGCGGCAGGATGGACATACCGCGGTTACAGACCGCGCTGAGCGCGGCGCCGATCCCGCGGGCCGCGGACGGGCGGCTGGTGCTGGCGGTCGATGTGACCTGCTGGTTGCGTCCGGAAGCGCACACCTGCCCGCAACGGATCCTGTGTCACACCTACGGCCGCGGCAAAGACCAGCACATGATGGTGCCGGGCTGGCCCTACTCCGTCGTCGTCGCGCTGGAATCAGGGCGTGGTTCGTGGACCGCGCCGCTGGACGCGGTCCGGCTCGCGCCGGGCGACAACGCCGCGAGCGTGACCGCCCGGCAGATCCGCGGCGTGGTGGACCGTCTGGTCGCGGCCGGGCACTGGCGGCCGGGAGACCCGGACATCCTGCTGGTCGCCGATGCCGGCTACGACGGCCCCCGGCTGGCCCACGTGCTGGCCGATCTTCCGATCACCGTGCTGGTGCGGATGCGCACTGATCGGGTCCTGCATCGCCCGGTCCCGCCGCAGCCGCCCGGCACGCTGGGCAGACCCCGTCGCCACGGCGACGCGTTCGCTTTCGGTGACCCGGCCACCTGGGGGCATCCCGACGTCGTCACCGAAACCACGACCCGGCTCTATGGTCCCGCGCTGGTCCGGGCGTGGGATCGGCTGCACCCACGGCTGACCCACCGCATCGCCTGGGCCGGCCACGTCGGCACTCTGCCGATCATCGAGGGCACCGTGATCCGGCTCGAAGTCCACCGGCTGCCCTCCGGGGCGATCCCGAAACCGGTGTGGCTTTGGCACTCCCGCATCGGCCTGGACGCCACCGAGGTTGATCTGGCCTGGCAGGCGTTCCTGCGCCGGTTCGACATCGAGCACACCTTCCGCATGCTCAAGCAAACCCTCGGCTGGACCACCCCAAAACTTCGCTCACCCGAAGCGGCCGACCGCTGGACCTGGCTGCTGCTGACCGCCTACACCCAGCTGCGCCTCGCCCGTGACCTCACAGCGGACCTGCGCCGTCCTTGGGAGAAACCCCGACAAGCCAGGCGGCTCACCCCGGCCAGGGTCCGCCGAGGGTTTCGGAACCTACGGCCACAACTCGCCTGCCCCGCCGGCGTCCCGAAACCCTCGCGGCCAGGCCCTGGACGTCCAGCCGGAACACCCAACCAACGACCCGCCTCACGCCACGACGTCCACACCGTCACCACCACGAACACACCAAAGCCGAAACACAGCAAGAACACCAAATCGAGCAACCCACGACCCCGCCGACCCGGTTAA
- a CDS encoding R2-like ligand-binding oxidase → MTGTLPVHRTGFASLRRGGLNWDSFPLRLFVKGNRKFWNPADIDFSQDAEDWQTLTDEERRSSTYLCAQFIAGEEAVTEDIQPFMKAMAAEGRFGDEMYLTQFCFEEAKHTEVFRRWMDAVGLTEDLTSYVSENPHYRKLFYEELPESLSVLEREPSPLNQIRASVTYNHVIEGSLALTGYYAWQKVCTTRGILPGMQQLVKHIGDDERRHMAWGTFTCRRHIAADDSLWDAVQQRMGELLPHALGMIQWVQDQFEEPRPFDNDPQEFIDYAADRAQRRLGAIESARGVPVAQIDVDYSPEQLEETFGEEDAKALAEAVQ, encoded by the coding sequence ATGACTGGCACACTGCCCGTGCACCGCACCGGTTTCGCCTCGCTGCGCCGGGGCGGGCTGAACTGGGACTCGTTCCCGTTGCGGTTGTTCGTGAAGGGGAACCGGAAGTTCTGGAACCCGGCGGACATCGACTTCAGCCAGGACGCCGAGGACTGGCAGACGCTGACCGACGAGGAGCGCCGCTCGTCGACGTACCTGTGCGCGCAGTTCATCGCCGGCGAGGAGGCGGTGACGGAGGACATCCAGCCGTTCATGAAGGCGATGGCCGCCGAAGGCCGCTTCGGCGACGAGATGTACCTGACCCAGTTCTGTTTCGAGGAGGCCAAGCACACGGAGGTCTTCCGGCGCTGGATGGACGCGGTCGGGTTGACGGAAGACCTGACGTCGTACGTGAGCGAGAACCCGCACTACCGCAAGCTGTTCTACGAGGAGCTGCCGGAGTCGCTGAGCGTCCTCGAGCGCGAACCGAGCCCGCTCAACCAGATCCGCGCGAGCGTCACCTACAACCACGTGATCGAGGGAAGCCTGGCGCTGACGGGTTACTACGCCTGGCAGAAGGTGTGCACCACGCGCGGCATCCTGCCCGGCATGCAGCAACTCGTGAAGCACATCGGTGACGACGAGCGCCGGCACATGGCGTGGGGCACCTTCACCTGCCGCAGGCACATCGCCGCGGACGATTCGTTGTGGGACGCGGTGCAGCAGCGCATGGGTGAGCTGTTGCCGCACGCCCTCGGGATGATCCAATGGGTGCAGGACCAGTTCGAGGAGCCGCGCCCCTTCGACAACGACCCGCAGGAGTTCATCGACTACGCCGCCGACCGGGCCCAGCGGCGCCTGGGAGCCATCGAATCGGCGCGCGGGGTGCCCGTCGCCCAGATCGATGTGGACTACTCGCCGGAACAGCTGGAAGAAACGTTCGGCGAGGAAGACGCGAAGGCCCTCGCCGAGGCGGTGCAGTAG
- a CDS encoding HAD family hydrolase: MGIVVGFDLDMTLIDPRPGMVAVMNALGAEAGLPLDGEHFAANLGPPLDQVLREFGAPEHRITGLVDRFRQLYPEIVVPETVALPGAHESLAAVHEAGGRTVVVTGKYGPNAALHVKALGLAVDVLVGELWSDGKAVALREHGASIYAGDHLGDVRGALAAGAVPVGVTTGPCSRAELLEAGAEVVFSSLAEFPGWLSRQPLSGARGPGR, translated from the coding sequence GTGGGGATCGTCGTCGGCTTCGACCTGGACATGACGCTCATCGACCCGCGGCCGGGCATGGTCGCGGTGATGAACGCACTCGGCGCGGAGGCGGGCCTGCCGCTGGACGGTGAGCACTTCGCCGCCAACCTGGGCCCGCCGCTGGATCAGGTGCTGCGCGAATTCGGCGCGCCCGAACACCGGATCACCGGCCTCGTCGACCGGTTCCGCCAGCTGTACCCGGAGATCGTGGTCCCGGAGACCGTCGCGCTCCCGGGCGCGCACGAGTCACTGGCCGCGGTGCACGAGGCGGGTGGCCGCACGGTCGTGGTCACCGGCAAGTACGGGCCGAACGCGGCGCTGCACGTGAAGGCGCTCGGCCTCGCCGTGGACGTCCTGGTGGGCGAGCTGTGGTCGGACGGCAAGGCAGTGGCCCTGCGTGAGCACGGCGCGTCGATCTACGCCGGCGACCACCTGGGGGACGTGCGGGGCGCGCTCGCCGCGGGCGCGGTGCCGGTGGGTGTGACCACCGGACCGTGCAGCCGGGCGGAGTTGCTGGAAGCCGGGGCGGAAGTCGTCTTCTCCAGCCTGGCGGAGTTCCCCGGCTGGCTCAGCCGGCAGCCGCTTTCCGGTGCTCGCGGACCAGGGAGATGA
- a CDS encoding TetR/AcrR family transcriptional regulator: MTGITDSFAARTRTSLRETLLDAAADILAARGYAALRMADVASAAGVSRQTVYNEFGNKNALVQAVVLRTTGEFLDGIHHRFASAPDLLTGIRDAVTYTIEHARENRLVASALGTPQGEDLLPLLTTRGEPVLSAAMETAATHYREFLPALSTDAANLLAETVVRLSLSHLVLPTHSATEAAELICAAIAPAITHYASTME; this comes from the coding sequence GTGACTGGGATCACCGACTCGTTCGCGGCGCGGACCAGGACCTCGCTGCGGGAGACACTGCTCGACGCGGCGGCCGACATCCTGGCGGCGCGGGGCTACGCAGCCCTGCGGATGGCGGACGTCGCATCGGCGGCCGGGGTCAGCCGCCAGACGGTCTACAACGAGTTCGGCAACAAGAACGCACTCGTGCAGGCGGTCGTCCTGCGCACCACGGGCGAGTTCCTGGACGGCATCCACCACCGGTTCGCCTCCGCACCCGATCTGCTGACCGGCATCCGGGATGCGGTCACCTACACGATCGAGCACGCGCGGGAGAACCGGCTGGTGGCTTCCGCGCTGGGCACACCACAGGGTGAGGATCTGCTGCCGCTGCTCACCACCCGGGGTGAACCCGTGTTGTCCGCGGCGATGGAGACCGCGGCGACGCACTACCGCGAGTTCCTGCCCGCCCTCAGCACCGACGCCGCGAACTTGCTGGCCGAGACCGTGGTGCGGCTGTCCTTGAGCCACCTGGTGCTGCCGACCCATTCCGCGACCGAGGCGGCGGAGCTGATCTGCGCCGCGATCGCACCGGCCATCACCCACTACGCGTCCACAATGGAGTGA